From the genome of Nakamurella flavida, one region includes:
- a CDS encoding ATP-binding cassette domain-containing protein: MTQTQTPVLQLTGVNKSFGAVQVLHDVDLKIYPGQVTALVGDNGAGKSTLVKCVAGIHGIDSGEYLFEGKPVSVGSPRDAAALGIEIVYQDLALCDNLDIVQNMFLGREPKAGLVLDEAQMEIKARETLASLSVRTISSVRQLVSSLSGGQRQTVAIAKSVLWNSKVVLLDEPTAALGVAQTRQVLDLVRRLADNGLGVLLISHNMNDVLEVSDRITPLYLGRVAADVAAKDVTNREIVELITTGRSGNHGLAPAVAQESA, translated from the coding sequence ATGACCCAGACCCAGACGCCGGTGCTCCAGCTCACCGGGGTGAACAAGAGCTTCGGCGCCGTGCAGGTCCTGCACGACGTCGACCTGAAGATCTACCCCGGGCAGGTGACCGCGCTCGTCGGCGACAACGGCGCCGGGAAGTCCACCCTGGTCAAGTGTGTCGCCGGTATCCACGGCATCGACAGCGGTGAGTACCTCTTCGAGGGCAAGCCCGTGTCGGTCGGCAGTCCCCGCGACGCCGCCGCGCTGGGCATCGAGATCGTCTACCAGGACCTCGCGCTGTGCGACAACCTCGACATCGTCCAGAACATGTTCCTGGGCCGCGAGCCCAAGGCCGGTCTGGTCCTCGACGAGGCGCAGATGGAGATCAAGGCCCGGGAGACCCTGGCCTCCCTGTCGGTCCGCACCATCTCCTCGGTCCGCCAGCTGGTCTCCAGCCTCTCCGGCGGGCAGCGGCAGACCGTGGCCATCGCCAAGTCCGTGCTGTGGAACTCCAAGGTCGTCCTGCTCGACGAGCCCACCGCCGCCCTGGGTGTCGCCCAGACCCGCCAGGTCCTGGACCTGGTCCGCCGACTGGCCGACAACGGCCTCGGCGTCCTGCTCATCAGCCACAACATGAACGACGTGCTCGAGGTGAGCGACCGCATCACGCCGCTGTACCTGGGCCGGGTGGCCGCCGACGTCGCCGCCAAGGACGTCACGAACCGCGAGATCGTCGAACTGATCACCACCGGCCGTTCCGGCAACCACGGACTGGCCCCCGCCGTTGCGCAGGAGTCCGCATGA
- a CDS encoding sugar ABC transporter permease, whose product MSTPTTTPPPSGKGRTDVEARAGFAADAKGPVSLGAYVQGYRDKVRSGDVGSLPAILGLLALIIVFTIARPSTFPTALNFANLITQAGSICVLAMGIGFVLLLGHIDLSAGVIGGVGAGSMGMLILKEGFPWYVAVLAALLIGVIMGLITGWLVSTIGIPSFVVTLAFFLAWQGVLLWIIGTGGTVPINEPVIVGIANNNVPVVVGWVLVVLSIAAYAGVSLAVWQRRRSRNLVSPPLAVIVLRIAFIAALLIAATAVLSVNRARVATIQLEGIPWVAPLVAVLLIIWTFVQNRTAFGRYVYAVGGNAEAARRAGIRVGRITVWCFVISSGMAVISGIIAASRLNSVTPDAGAGNTLLYAVAAAVIGGTSLFGGKGKARDAIIGGLVIAVINNGLGLLGFEAKVNYLVTGLVLLVAASVDAISRRRRSSAGR is encoded by the coding sequence ATGAGCACCCCCACCACCACCCCGCCGCCGTCCGGCAAGGGCCGCACCGATGTCGAGGCACGGGCCGGGTTCGCCGCCGACGCCAAGGGCCCGGTCTCGCTGGGCGCCTACGTCCAGGGCTACCGCGACAAGGTCCGCTCCGGTGACGTCGGGTCGCTGCCGGCCATCCTCGGCCTGCTCGCCCTCATCATCGTGTTCACCATCGCCCGGCCGAGCACTTTCCCGACCGCGCTGAACTTCGCCAACCTGATCACCCAGGCCGGGTCGATCTGCGTGCTGGCCATGGGCATCGGCTTCGTGCTGCTGCTCGGCCACATCGACCTGTCCGCCGGTGTCATCGGCGGCGTCGGCGCCGGCTCCATGGGCATGCTCATCCTCAAGGAGGGCTTCCCCTGGTACGTGGCCGTGCTGGCCGCGCTGCTCATCGGCGTGATCATGGGTCTGATCACCGGTTGGCTGGTCTCCACCATCGGTATCCCGAGCTTCGTGGTGACGCTGGCGTTCTTCCTGGCCTGGCAGGGCGTGCTGCTGTGGATCATCGGCACCGGTGGCACCGTCCCGATCAACGAGCCGGTGATCGTCGGCATCGCCAACAACAACGTCCCGGTGGTCGTCGGCTGGGTGCTGGTGGTGCTCTCCATCGCCGCGTACGCCGGGGTCAGCCTGGCGGTCTGGCAGCGCCGTCGGTCCCGCAACCTGGTCAGCCCGCCGCTCGCGGTCATCGTGCTGCGCATCGCGTTCATCGCCGCCCTGCTCATCGCCGCCACCGCCGTGCTGAGCGTCAACCGGGCCCGGGTGGCCACCATCCAGCTCGAGGGCATCCCGTGGGTCGCCCCGCTGGTCGCCGTCCTGCTGATCATCTGGACGTTCGTGCAGAACCGCACCGCCTTCGGTCGGTACGTCTACGCGGTCGGCGGGAATGCCGAGGCGGCCCGCCGCGCCGGCATCCGGGTCGGCCGGATCACCGTGTGGTGCTTCGTCATCAGCTCGGGCATGGCCGTGATCTCCGGCATCATCGCCGCCTCCCGGCTGAACTCGGTCACCCCCGACGCCGGCGCCGGCAACACCCTGCTGTACGCGGTGGCCGCAGCCGTCATCGGTGGCACGTCGCTGTTCGGCGGCAAGGGCAAGGCCCGCGACGCGATCATCGGTGGTCTGGTCATCGCCGTCATCAACAACGGTCTGGGCCTGCTCGGCTTCGAGGCCAAGGTCAACTACCTGGTCACCGGCCTGGTGCTGCTCGTCGCCGCGAGCGTCGACGCCATCAGCCGCCGCCGCCGGTCCAGCGCCGGCCGCTGA
- a CDS encoding ROK family transcriptional regulator — protein sequence MASPLAHPVHLRTAPARADQATVRRLNLSLLIGTLAGGGPRSRARLAEDTGLTKATVSSLVAELTELGLVTEGDAGEPHRGLGRPGRVLHLNADALRCVGVEVNIDFLAAVVLDLAGRVLARRRIGLSVVELGPARTMGRVAELVRELVDGLGADPTQVHSVVVSLPGLVEVSAGMLAFAPNLSWRDVDIAHTLSGRLGWPDVRVAVDNDANLGAIAEYAAGGEAGSPHLVYLAGEAGVGAGIIEAGQILRGASGFAGEVGHIPVGPAAAQCGCGRRGCWETGVGLAALLAAFPIDDEVRDPTVDLTARLEEVARRADRGDPRAETALADQGRWLGIGCALLANVLDPEVIVLGGHYPPLRRHLEGSMRAEMTARTLAGSCRVEFSRLGFDAASLGAAHAGIRALLDDPTQARPGAA from the coding sequence ATGGCATCACCACTGGCGCACCCGGTGCACCTGCGCACCGCCCCGGCCCGCGCCGACCAGGCGACCGTGCGCCGTCTCAACCTCTCCCTGCTCATCGGCACCCTGGCCGGGGGCGGGCCGCGGTCGCGGGCCCGGCTGGCCGAGGACACCGGCCTGACCAAGGCCACGGTGTCCAGCCTGGTCGCCGAGCTGACCGAACTCGGCCTGGTCACCGAGGGCGACGCCGGGGAGCCGCACCGCGGCCTGGGGCGCCCCGGGAGGGTCCTCCACCTCAACGCCGACGCGCTGCGGTGCGTCGGCGTGGAGGTCAACATCGACTTCCTGGCCGCCGTCGTGCTGGACCTGGCCGGCCGCGTGCTGGCCCGCCGCCGCATCGGCCTGTCCGTGGTCGAGCTCGGCCCCGCCCGCACCATGGGCCGGGTGGCCGAGCTGGTCCGTGAGCTCGTGGACGGGTTGGGGGCCGATCCGACGCAGGTGCACAGTGTGGTCGTGTCGTTGCCCGGCCTGGTCGAGGTGTCCGCCGGCATGCTCGCCTTCGCCCCCAACCTGTCCTGGCGGGACGTGGACATCGCCCACACGTTGAGCGGCCGGCTCGGTTGGCCCGACGTGCGGGTCGCCGTCGACAACGACGCCAATCTCGGTGCCATCGCGGAGTACGCGGCCGGGGGCGAGGCCGGCTCCCCCCACCTGGTCTACCTCGCCGGTGAGGCCGGTGTCGGGGCCGGCATCATCGAGGCCGGCCAGATCCTCCGCGGTGCCTCGGGTTTCGCGGGCGAGGTCGGCCACATCCCGGTCGGCCCGGCCGCCGCCCAGTGCGGATGCGGCCGGCGGGGCTGCTGGGAGACCGGGGTGGGGCTGGCCGCGTTGCTGGCCGCGTTCCCGATCGACGACGAGGTGCGCGACCCGACCGTCGACCTGACCGCCCGCCTGGAGGAGGTCGCCCGCCGCGCCGACCGCGGTGACCCCCGGGCGGAGACGGCGCTGGCCGACCAGGGTCGCTGGCTCGGTATCGGCTGTGCCCTGCTGGCCAATGTGCTCGACCCGGAGGTCATCGTCCTGGGCGGTCACTACCCGCCGCTGCGGCGGCACCTCGAGGGCTCGATGCGCGCCGAGATGACCGCCCGCACCCT